One window from the genome of Treponema sp. OMZ 838 encodes:
- a CDS encoding Rpn family recombination-promoting nuclease/putative transposase: MFCTVMQDEELCKELLSMILRNKVGKIVRLFRQKPIENQIASKGVRLDIMIEDETGKLYDIEMQTTNERNLPERMRYYQCAIDNSAINKGGDYNDLPDTFIIFLCTFDYLEKGLPVYTIKPYCSEAEQEFTDGTTKIIINSTASEQAEENLKAFLSYMNGQSPNTVFTRKLEEKVNETKEDEEKRREYMLLKSFEMDARRAGIAQGMQAGIAQGRSEGIAQGAYQKALETAKNLLGLGLSIEKIAQATGLSQAEVEKL, translated from the coding sequence ATGTTCTGTACAGTCATGCAGGATGAAGAACTGTGCAAAGAACTATTGTCAATGATTCTTAGAAACAAGGTCGGTAAAATTGTACGGCTTTTTAGACAAAAACCTATCGAAAATCAAATAGCTTCCAAGGGCGTGAGGCTTGATATAATGATAGAAGATGAGACAGGAAAACTCTATGATATAGAAATGCAAACCACGAACGAACGAAACTTACCAGAGAGAATGCGCTATTACCAATGTGCGATAGACAACAGCGCAATTAACAAGGGCGGTGACTACAATGATTTGCCTGACACTTTTATCATCTTTTTATGTACCTTTGATTACTTGGAAAAAGGCTTACCCGTTTACACGATAAAACCTTACTGTAGCGAAGCGGAACAGGAATTTACTGATGGAACTACAAAAATAATCATCAACAGTACTGCTTCGGAACAGGCGGAAGAAAACCTAAAAGCCTTTTTATCTTACATGAACGGACAAAGTCCGAATACGGTATTCACTAGAAAGCTGGAGGAGAAAGTAAATGAAACCAAAGAAGACGAAGAGAAACGGAGGGAGTATATGTTATTAAAATCATTTGAAATGGACGCACGCAGAGCCGGTATAGCCCAAGGAATGCAAGCCGGTATAGCCCAAGGTAGAAGCGAAGGCATAGCCCAAGGTGCATATCAAAAAGCGCTTGAAACGGCAAAGAATTTACTCGGTTTAGGACTATCGATTGAGAAGATCGCACAAGCAACCGGCCTATCCCAAGCGGAAGTAGAAAAGCTGTAA
- a CDS encoding Rpn family recombination-promoting nuclease/putative transposase has product MSKSHNSSMHFTARNDYAFKKLFGTEENKDIMIEFLSLVTLLSKDDFDDVRIENSEQIPRFYNDKTGRLDIKIRLRDGRKIDVEMQNTYFDYYPKRSIFYCSKLIHEHFMSGFQYAQLKKCIAINVLNSPFKLSEKIYSIYQIRETEEQTLLDELLEIHFLDLTKLQKESLTSLEKWLMFIKTDSKEERSMLAQGNPVMAKANKVMDIFYLDEQERKRYEAAWEYESDRLSMISESERKGLERGSRQKALETAKNMLTMGYPLGDICKIVGLPQAEVEALK; this is encoded by the coding sequence ATGAGCAAATCCCATAACAGCTCAATGCATTTCACCGCTCGAAACGACTATGCATTCAAAAAGCTCTTTGGTACTGAAGAGAATAAGGATATCATGATCGAATTTCTCTCTTTGGTTACCCTGTTGAGCAAAGATGATTTTGACGATGTTCGTATCGAAAATAGCGAACAGATTCCCCGATTCTACAACGATAAAACCGGGCGGCTCGACATTAAAATCCGCTTACGCGACGGCCGTAAAATCGATGTAGAGATGCAGAATACCTATTTTGATTATTATCCTAAACGCAGTATCTTTTACTGTTCTAAACTGATCCATGAACATTTTATGAGCGGCTTCCAGTATGCGCAGTTGAAAAAGTGTATTGCAATCAATGTGCTGAATAGCCCGTTTAAGCTGAGCGAAAAGATATATTCAATCTATCAGATACGGGAAACGGAAGAACAAACACTCTTGGATGAGCTTTTGGAGATTCACTTTTTAGACTTAACAAAGCTGCAAAAAGAGAGTTTGACAAGCCTAGAAAAATGGCTTATGTTTATCAAAACAGACAGTAAGGAGGAGCGGTCTATGCTCGCACAAGGAAATCCGGTAATGGCGAAGGCAAATAAGGTGATGGACATCTTTTATCTGGATGAGCAAGAACGGAAGCGGTATGAGGCAGCATGGGAATATGAAAGCGACCGGCTCTCGATGATAAGCGAGTCTGAGCGTAAAGGCCTTGAGCGCGGCTCCCGCCAAAAAGCGCTTGAAACAGCAAAAAACATGCTTACAATGGGCTATCCCCTCGGCGATATTTGTAAAATTGTAGGACTCCCTCAAGCAGAAGTGGAAGCACTTAAATAA
- a CDS encoding phenylalanine--tRNA ligase subunit alpha, protein MDIQSVLKSLHPLEIKVLKNFKIGEGLYAKKLQEVLQYKEGHANQAFSWLKLKELVEEKTRKTTVVYELTELGKDYAQNGLPTERIILLLKEAGPLKLPEIAQKLGLQNKDVGSSFGELSKAGCAAMNDEKKAAYIKDPDDKNFLLKKALLKRAAEAAECRLPEDSLTDDEKTCIADIAKKRGAADTAFKIIERDEIVYAFTDMVAAVQKALNAAGITGDETGQLTSESLKTGAWKTQTFRSYNIQLPPARVIPGRTNPYVDFLESVKDKLTSLGFEEFDGPLVETDFWNSDALFMPQFHAARDIHDVYYLKNPTHAKAIEEPFLSRVAEIHETGGDSGSRGWNYHFDRDFTRQLLLRSQGTVLSAHQLAKAKIPGKYFGIARCFRYDKVDATHLSDFYQTEGIVLGEQVNLRTLLGILKMFAVEIAGATEVKYVGGYFPFTEPSIEVHIKHPVLGWFELGGSGIFRPEVTKAMGIDVPVLAWGIGIDRMALMALGLNDLRELFSTDIEGVRLRR, encoded by the coding sequence ATGGATATTCAATCGGTATTAAAAAGTCTGCACCCGCTTGAGATCAAGGTATTAAAGAACTTTAAGATAGGCGAAGGATTATATGCGAAAAAACTGCAAGAGGTTTTGCAGTATAAAGAAGGTCATGCAAATCAGGCCTTTTCGTGGCTCAAGCTCAAGGAATTGGTAGAAGAAAAAACGAGAAAGACAACCGTTGTCTATGAATTGACGGAGCTTGGCAAGGATTATGCACAAAACGGATTGCCTACCGAGCGGATTATCCTATTGTTAAAGGAAGCAGGGCCACTCAAGCTGCCCGAAATTGCGCAAAAACTCGGTTTACAGAATAAGGATGTCGGCTCTTCCTTCGGGGAACTTTCCAAGGCGGGCTGTGCCGCGATGAATGATGAAAAAAAAGCGGCATATATAAAAGACCCTGACGATAAAAACTTCTTGCTGAAAAAAGCGCTGCTGAAACGTGCCGCGGAGGCTGCCGAGTGCCGTCTGCCTGAAGACTCTTTAACGGATGACGAAAAGACCTGCATTGCCGATATTGCGAAAAAGCGCGGCGCTGCGGATACCGCATTCAAGATTATCGAACGGGACGAGATTGTTTACGCCTTTACGGATATGGTTGCCGCAGTGCAGAAAGCCTTGAATGCGGCGGGCATTACCGGCGATGAAACGGGACAACTGACATCCGAAAGTCTTAAAACAGGCGCATGGAAAACGCAAACCTTCCGCAGCTACAATATCCAGCTGCCGCCAGCCCGCGTTATCCCCGGCAGAACAAACCCCTACGTTGATTTTTTGGAGAGCGTCAAAGATAAACTCACGTCGCTCGGCTTCGAGGAATTTGACGGGCCGCTGGTCGAAACGGATTTCTGGAACTCTGATGCGCTCTTTATGCCGCAGTTCCACGCAGCCCGCGACATTCACGATGTGTATTACCTAAAAAATCCCACGCACGCCAAAGCGATTGAGGAACCCTTCCTTTCCCGCGTTGCGGAAATTCATGAAACGGGCGGGGACAGCGGCAGCCGCGGCTGGAATTATCACTTTGATCGCGATTTTACTCGACAGCTTTTGCTCCGCAGCCAAGGCACGGTATTGTCCGCTCATCAGCTGGCAAAGGCAAAAATCCCGGGTAAATACTTCGGTATTGCGCGCTGCTTCCGCTACGATAAAGTAGACGCAACGCACCTTTCCGACTTTTACCAGACGGAAGGTATCGTCCTCGGCGAACAGGTCAACCTGCGAACGCTGCTCGGTATCCTCAAGATGTTTGCCGTCGAAATTGCCGGCGCCACCGAAGTGAAATATGTCGGAGGGTACTTCCCCTTTACGGAACCTTCTATAGAGGTGCATATCAAGCATCCGGTACTCGGCTGGTTTGAACTGGGCGGATCCGGCATCTTTCGCCCCGAAGTTACCAAGGCGATGGGCATCGACGTTCCCGTTCTGGCATGGGGTATCGGAATTGACCGTATGGCGCTGATGGCATTGGGGCTCAACGATTTACGCGAGTTGTTCAGCACCGATATTGAAGGCGTCCGGCTCCGCAGATAG
- the murJ gene encoding murein biosynthesis integral membrane protein MurJ, producing MNRKSSLLKSGISLSVLTLISRILGLIREMTKSAFLGTGPLADAFTVAFMIPNLLRRIFAENSMTVAFIPTFQTYLEEEKRNTPDAKATMKEFLSATFTMLSFAVTGTVIIGILCSGLIVAVFFPKIGDFSATVLLTRIMFPYLLLISVAAFFQGILNGVRSFLPTGITPILFNLSVIGCTFVLAKPCGNPALAMAIGVVIGGSFQMLFQLPFVLRAGFSFKLISFRRCVRNAGARKILRLIVPTLIGTAVYQINDLVSTALATYSGVGVAASLQYSIRLQELILGIFAVSVGTVILPDLSAHAVNKQWEVFQKLLLNAAKIIALVTVPATIFLLCSGEHIIILVYKSRRFTDESVRLTLQAFQWHIAGLFFIALNRILTSAFYAQSDTKRPTIAGIACFGINIVLAAALAGIMQGGGIALALTVASAVNTGLLLYFLTKSDSIDVRTLLVSATGFTVKMLLFSLIAAAPLYFFGARLYDPLAAYPRIIAQGLPLFISAALFALIILTLLLITGDSLLKTAVQKIRRR from the coding sequence ATGAACCGGAAATCTTCTTTACTCAAAAGCGGTATTAGCCTGTCCGTACTCACCCTCATCTCGCGGATTTTGGGGCTGATACGGGAAATGACCAAATCAGCCTTCCTCGGCACCGGCCCCCTTGCGGACGCCTTTACCGTTGCGTTTATGATTCCCAATCTGCTTAGGCGCATCTTTGCCGAAAACAGCATGACCGTTGCGTTTATACCTACTTTCCAAACGTATCTGGAGGAAGAAAAACGCAATACGCCGGATGCAAAGGCGACGATGAAGGAGTTCCTTTCCGCAACATTCACTATGCTGTCTTTTGCCGTAACGGGCACCGTCATCATCGGGATTTTGTGCAGCGGTCTGATTGTTGCGGTGTTCTTTCCGAAAATCGGCGACTTTTCCGCAACGGTGCTCTTAACGCGCATCATGTTTCCGTACCTGCTACTTATCTCCGTGGCAGCATTCTTTCAAGGAATATTGAACGGCGTCCGCAGCTTTTTACCGACAGGGATTACGCCGATTTTGTTTAACCTGTCCGTTATCGGCTGCACCTTTGTACTCGCAAAGCCCTGCGGCAATCCGGCTCTTGCAATGGCAATCGGCGTGGTAATCGGCGGATCCTTCCAGATGCTGTTTCAACTCCCCTTTGTACTGCGCGCAGGCTTTTCGTTTAAGCTGATATCGTTCCGGCGCTGTGTCCGGAACGCCGGAGCGCGGAAAATCCTACGGCTGATTGTGCCGACCTTGATAGGTACGGCGGTGTATCAGATTAACGACCTCGTTTCCACGGCGCTTGCGACATACTCCGGAGTCGGAGTCGCGGCAAGTTTGCAGTATTCAATCCGTTTACAAGAACTTATTCTCGGCATCTTCGCCGTTTCTGTCGGCACGGTTATCCTGCCCGACCTGTCCGCCCATGCGGTTAATAAGCAATGGGAGGTATTTCAAAAACTGCTCTTGAATGCCGCAAAGATTATTGCGCTCGTAACCGTTCCTGCAACGATTTTCCTGCTCTGTTCGGGCGAACATATTATCATTTTGGTGTATAAGAGCCGCCGCTTCACTGACGAGTCTGTCCGGCTTACTTTGCAGGCCTTTCAGTGGCATATCGCAGGGTTGTTTTTTATTGCATTAAACAGGATTTTAACCTCGGCTTTTTATGCGCAAAGCGATACCAAACGTCCCACGATTGCAGGTATTGCGTGTTTCGGAATCAATATTGTGCTTGCGGCAGCTCTGGCGGGTATTATGCAAGGCGGCGGTATCGCGTTGGCACTGACCGTTGCGAGTGCTGTCAATACCGGCCTTCTGCTGTATTTTCTTACCAAAAGCGATTCGATCGATGTGCGTACCTTGCTTGTATCGGCAACAGGTTTTACCGTTAAGATGCTGCTTTTTTCGCTGATTGCCGCCGCCCCGCTGTATTTTTTCGGTGCACGGCTCTACGATCCGTTAGCGGCGTACCCCCGCATTATCGCACAAGGACTTCCGCTCTTTATCAGCGCCGCGCTTTTCGCACTGATTATTTTAACGCTGCTTTTG